In the Leifsonia sp. 466MF genome, one interval contains:
- the nadE gene encoding ammonia-dependent NAD(+) synthetase produces MRELQAQIIEELHVRPEIDPAAEIERRVGFLVDYLRATGAAGFVLGISGGQDSSLAGRLAQLAVERLAAEGTDADFIAVRLPYAVQRDEEDAQLALSFIQPKSSVVFNIQRGTDGVEDEYADALGEPMTDFVKGNVKARIRMVAQYAIAGQRTLLVIGTDHAAEAVTGFFTKYGDGGTDILPLSGLTKRQGKQLLAHLGAPARLYEKAPTADLLDLNPGQTDEDNLGLTYVDIDDFLEGKDVSDEVAEALEARYRATEHKRQPPASMFDSWWGETAYSR; encoded by the coding sequence ATGCGCGAACTTCAGGCACAGATCATCGAAGAGCTGCACGTCCGTCCGGAGATCGACCCCGCCGCCGAGATCGAGCGACGTGTCGGCTTCCTGGTCGACTACCTCCGGGCGACGGGTGCGGCCGGTTTCGTCCTCGGCATCAGCGGTGGCCAGGACTCCAGCCTCGCCGGGCGGCTCGCCCAGCTGGCGGTCGAGCGTCTCGCGGCGGAGGGGACGGACGCCGACTTCATCGCGGTCCGTCTGCCCTACGCCGTGCAGCGGGACGAGGAGGACGCGCAACTGGCGCTGTCCTTCATCCAGCCGAAGAGCTCGGTCGTCTTCAACATCCAGCGCGGCACCGACGGCGTCGAGGACGAGTACGCGGATGCGCTCGGGGAGCCGATGACCGACTTCGTGAAAGGCAATGTCAAGGCGCGCATCCGCATGGTCGCCCAGTACGCGATCGCCGGCCAGCGCACTCTGCTCGTGATCGGCACGGACCACGCGGCCGAGGCGGTGACCGGTTTCTTCACCAAGTACGGCGACGGCGGCACGGACATCCTCCCGCTGAGCGGCCTCACCAAGCGGCAGGGCAAGCAGCTGCTCGCGCACCTGGGTGCACCCGCCCGGCTGTACGAGAAGGCGCCGACGGCCGACCTGCTCGACCTCAACCCGGGCCAGACCGACGAGGACAACCTGGGGCTGACGTACGTCGACATCGACGACTTCCTCGAGGGGAAGGACGTGTCGGACGAGGTCGCGGAGGCGCTGGAGGCGCGATACCGGGCGACCGAGCACAAGCGGCAGCCGCCGGCGAGCATGTTCGACTCGTGGTGGGGCGAGACCGCGTACAGCCGCTGA
- a CDS encoding cation:proton antiporter translates to MEPAVSSVVLVPLLGVLAALLTTAVGRFVKIPLVVFEIVLGLIIGPSVLGWVPETAGLDAIANFGLAFLFFMAGNEIDFPAIAGRPLRRASLGWLFSLVFAIVLATLIAGSIVPGVYIGIALTSTALGTLMPVLRDAGEMHTPFGRVVTAVGAVGEFGPLLAISLFLSGRKPFAAALVLIGFAVIAGAAIWFASRGGHERFHRLVRATLHTSGQFAVRFVVCVIAALVGLSIALGLDMLLGAFAAGVLCRILLSGAKPEDAHHIESKLEAVAFGVLVPVFFINTGIGFDLKALLGDPRALILLPIFLVLLLLLRGVPASFLVPPGSTFRDRAALTLFSATGLPIIVAVTAIGVREHDLQVGTATALVGAGMLSVLLFPLIALTLRRKSADGGVRPSDPDAVPIEG, encoded by the coding sequence ATGGAACCCGCCGTATCGAGCGTCGTGCTCGTCCCCCTCCTCGGCGTCCTGGCCGCGCTCCTCACCACGGCGGTCGGGCGGTTCGTGAAGATCCCGCTCGTGGTGTTCGAGATCGTCCTCGGCCTGATCATCGGCCCCAGCGTCCTCGGCTGGGTGCCGGAGACGGCCGGCCTGGATGCGATCGCCAACTTCGGCCTGGCCTTCCTGTTCTTCATGGCGGGCAACGAGATCGACTTTCCGGCCATCGCCGGCCGGCCGCTGAGACGTGCCTCACTGGGCTGGCTGTTCTCGCTGGTGTTCGCGATCGTGCTCGCCACGCTCATCGCGGGATCGATCGTCCCCGGCGTCTACATCGGCATCGCACTCACGTCGACGGCCCTCGGGACGCTGATGCCGGTGCTGCGCGACGCCGGCGAGATGCACACGCCGTTCGGACGCGTCGTCACCGCGGTCGGCGCCGTCGGCGAGTTCGGCCCGCTGCTCGCGATCTCGCTGTTCCTCAGCGGCCGGAAACCGTTCGCCGCCGCCCTGGTGCTGATCGGGTTCGCCGTGATCGCCGGCGCAGCGATCTGGTTCGCCTCCCGCGGCGGCCACGAGCGCTTCCACCGGCTCGTCCGGGCGACGCTGCACACCAGCGGCCAGTTCGCCGTTCGGTTCGTGGTGTGCGTCATCGCGGCCCTCGTCGGGCTGAGCATCGCCCTCGGACTCGACATGCTGCTCGGCGCGTTCGCCGCGGGGGTGCTCTGCCGCATCCTGCTCTCCGGGGCGAAGCCGGAGGACGCGCATCACATCGAGAGCAAGCTGGAGGCCGTCGCCTTCGGCGTGCTGGTGCCGGTGTTCTTCATCAACACGGGCATCGGCTTCGACCTGAAGGCGCTGCTCGGCGACCCGCGGGCACTGATCCTGCTGCCGATCTTCCTCGTCCTGCTGCTCCTCCTGCGCGGTGTCCCCGCGTCGTTCCTCGTGCCACCGGGCTCGACGTTCCGCGACCGGGCGGCACTGACGCTGTTCAGCGCGACCGGGCTGCCGATCATCGTCGCGGTGACCGCGATCGGCGTGCGGGAACACGATCTGCAGGTCGGGACCGCGACGGCCCTGGTCGGAGCGGGGATGCTGTCGGTGCTGCTCTTCCCGCTGATCGCGCTGACCCTCCGCCGGAAGTCGGCGGACGGCGGCGTGCGGCCCTCAGATCCGGACGCGGTGCCGATCGAAGGCTGA
- the msrA gene encoding peptide-methionine (S)-S-oxide reductase MsrA: MQTFVLAGGCFWCLDAVYRVLRGVQDVVSGYTGGTTVDPTYEEVCTGRTGHAEAVAVTFDPEVIPPSVILDVFFTLHDPRQLNRQGNDIGTQYRSAMFYDSEHERELFEGARDRAAEYWDGGIVTTIDPLGPFYRAEEYHQDFFAKNPGQGYCLAVALPKVNKIRASYADYVAA; encoded by the coding sequence ATGCAGACCTTCGTGCTGGCAGGCGGATGCTTCTGGTGCCTGGATGCCGTGTACCGCGTGCTCCGCGGCGTGCAGGATGTCGTGTCCGGCTACACCGGCGGGACGACCGTCGATCCGACCTACGAGGAGGTGTGCACCGGCCGCACCGGCCACGCGGAGGCGGTGGCGGTCACGTTCGACCCCGAGGTCATCCCGCCGAGCGTCATCCTCGACGTCTTCTTCACGCTGCACGACCCGCGCCAGCTGAACCGGCAGGGCAACGACATCGGGACCCAGTACCGCTCGGCGATGTTCTACGACAGCGAGCACGAGCGCGAGCTGTTCGAGGGTGCGCGCGACCGCGCTGCCGAGTACTGGGACGGCGGGATCGTGACAACGATCGACCCGCTCGGGCCGTTCTACCGCGCCGAGGAGTACCACCAGGACTTCTTCGCGAAGAACCCGGGCCAGGGGTACTGCCTCGCCGTCGCCCTGCCGAAGGTGAACAAGATCCGCGCCTCCTACGCGGACTACGTGGCGGCCTGA
- a CDS encoding LysR substrate-binding domain-containing protein, with protein sequence MFDPVLLQTFLAVADTRSFTKAAGRLGISQPTVSQHIRKLEQAAKRQLIARDTREVRLTDNGDAMAGFARTILAAHAEAESYFSGSAMRGRLRFGAADDLAITTLPRILRHFRQQNPQINLELTVDQSGPLHRKLKAGQLDLIFIKQTPGTTEGAVVATDELVWMGQEKTVLDPDGPVPLISYQGPSLSRQVAIDALEAAGRTWRITCNTREVNGVLAAVRAGIGVAVFPRSLIPTDLIKVTNRFGLPELGHVDFTLLSNPSAAREPVDALTTAILARAVSRVA encoded by the coding sequence ATGTTCGACCCGGTACTGCTGCAGACCTTCCTCGCCGTCGCCGACACGCGGAGCTTCACCAAGGCCGCCGGGCGGCTGGGCATCAGCCAGCCGACCGTGAGCCAGCACATCCGCAAACTCGAGCAGGCGGCGAAGCGTCAGCTCATCGCCCGCGACACGCGTGAGGTGCGGCTGACGGACAACGGGGATGCGATGGCCGGCTTCGCCCGCACCATCCTGGCCGCGCACGCCGAGGCGGAGAGCTACTTCAGCGGGTCGGCCATGCGCGGGCGCCTGCGTTTCGGCGCGGCAGACGATCTCGCGATCACGACGCTCCCGCGCATCCTTCGACATTTCCGCCAGCAGAACCCGCAGATCAACCTCGAGCTGACCGTCGACCAGTCCGGCCCGCTGCACCGCAAGCTGAAGGCAGGCCAGCTCGACCTCATCTTCATCAAGCAGACGCCGGGCACGACGGAGGGTGCGGTCGTGGCGACCGACGAGCTGGTGTGGATGGGGCAGGAGAAGACCGTGCTCGATCCGGACGGGCCCGTGCCGCTCATCTCGTACCAGGGTCCGAGCCTCAGTCGTCAGGTCGCGATCGACGCGCTGGAGGCGGCGGGCCGCACCTGGCGGATCACGTGTAACACCCGCGAGGTGAACGGCGTGCTCGCCGCGGTCCGGGCGGGAATCGGTGTCGCCGTCTTCCCGCGGTCGCTCATCCCCACCGATCTGATCAAGGTGACGAACCGCTTCGGGCTGCCGGAGCTCGGCCACGTCGACTTCACGCTGCTGTCCAACCCGTCGGCCGCTCGGGAGCCGGTGGATGCGCTGACCACCGCGATCCTGGCCCGCGCCGTCAGCCGCGTGGCCTGA
- a CDS encoding DUF6993 domain-containing protein produces MPSSVVRRAGSPAASALTLVAGLTVALALAGCTGSTPKASVTPTATPTATSTATPTPAGLVPGGTAQENLAYFDTVNHATLAANPNAQGRDFIDALVKAGFTKADMQVTVDTTTIGLKANSIQFSVRMGDTCLIGQNGADAGGYSSMVTPVLSTGNCLIGQTRPIDW; encoded by the coding sequence ATGCCGTCTTCCGTGGTCCGCCGGGCTGGTTCGCCCGCCGCGTCAGCTCTCACACTGGTGGCCGGACTGACCGTTGCGCTCGCCCTCGCCGGGTGCACGGGCTCCACGCCCAAGGCGTCCGTGACACCCACCGCGACACCGACGGCCACGAGCACGGCAACACCGACGCCGGCTGGGCTGGTGCCGGGCGGCACGGCGCAGGAGAACCTCGCCTACTTCGACACGGTGAACCATGCGACGCTCGCTGCGAACCCGAACGCCCAGGGTCGTGACTTCATCGACGCGCTCGTCAAGGCCGGTTTCACCAAGGCCGACATGCAGGTGACCGTCGACACGACGACCATCGGGCTCAAGGCGAACTCGATCCAGTTCTCGGTGCGGATGGGCGACACCTGCCTGATCGGCCAGAACGGCGCCGACGCGGGCGGATACTCCAGCATGGTGACGCCCGTGCTGTCCACCGGGAACTGCCTTATCGGGCAGACCCGTCCGATCGACTGGTAG
- a CDS encoding single-stranded DNA-binding protein: MSDTVAVRGFVATEPRHLVTEGGVPITSFRLVTTHRRYNRQASSWEDGGSNWYTVSAFRRLALGTAESITKGDPVLVAGRLCLREWTGEKQGMTVEIEAESIGHDLTWGRSRFTRAAGADTDGDPVSAPPEGIPAAAP; this comes from the coding sequence ATGTCCGACACCGTGGCCGTCCGCGGCTTCGTCGCCACCGAGCCCCGTCACCTCGTCACCGAGGGCGGCGTGCCGATCACGAGTTTCCGGCTCGTCACCACGCACCGCCGCTACAACCGCCAGGCGTCCTCCTGGGAGGACGGCGGCAGCAACTGGTACACCGTGAGCGCCTTCCGGCGTCTCGCTCTGGGCACCGCGGAGTCCATCACGAAGGGCGATCCCGTGCTGGTCGCCGGGCGGCTGTGCCTGCGCGAGTGGACGGGCGAGAAGCAGGGCATGACGGTCGAGATCGAGGCGGAGTCGATCGGGCACGACCTCACCTGGGGGCGATCGCGGTTCACGCGGGCGGCCGGAGCGGATACCGACGGTGATCCTGTATCGGCACCTCCCGAGGGAATCCCAGCGGCGGCACCCTAA